A stretch of the Anaerolineales bacterium genome encodes the following:
- the coaBC gene encoding bifunctional phosphopantothenoylcysteine decarboxylase/phosphopantothenate--cysteine ligase CoaBC, whose translation MSDISIVPVLKGRGILLGVTGSIAAYKAAELASALAQAGAQVDVLLSQGGMQFVTPLTFQALTGRRPFTDADLWGSQAHVLHVDLARRADLLLIAPATATTLARLAHGLADTLIGLTALACTCPVAAAPAMDAGMYANPATQANLEILRQRGVFFAGPATGRMASGEIGLGRMLEPTQLLGVVRYLLGRKGSLAGRRIVVTAGGTQEPIDPVRAVVNRSSGRQGYALAQVAIDRGAQVVLISGPSSVPVPYGVTLVDVSTAAEMREAVLAHANDSDVLLMAAAVADYRPQASAPHKMKRGGSGQTLSLEPTEDILAEVTTRRKTGGKPGVIVGFAAESQDLLDNARGKLERKGLSLIVANDILATDAGFAVDTNRVTLLDAGGGVQALPVMPKDQVAEHILDRVEALLR comes from the coding sequence ATGAGCGACATCTCGATCGTCCCGGTGCTGAAGGGCCGAGGCATCTTGCTAGGCGTGACGGGATCGATCGCGGCCTACAAGGCAGCCGAGCTGGCCTCGGCCCTGGCGCAGGCCGGGGCCCAGGTCGACGTGCTGCTCAGCCAGGGCGGCATGCAGTTCGTGACTCCGTTGACGTTTCAGGCGCTGACCGGCCGCAGGCCTTTCACTGACGCCGATCTGTGGGGCAGCCAGGCGCATGTTCTGCATGTGGACCTGGCCCGACGAGCGGACCTGCTACTGATCGCTCCGGCGACGGCCACGACGCTGGCGCGGCTCGCCCATGGCCTGGCCGACACATTGATCGGGCTGACGGCGTTGGCCTGCACCTGCCCGGTAGCGGCTGCCCCGGCGATGGACGCCGGCATGTACGCGAACCCGGCCACCCAGGCGAATCTTGAGATCCTGCGGCAGCGCGGCGTCTTCTTTGCCGGGCCGGCCACGGGTCGGATGGCCTCCGGCGAAATCGGGCTGGGGCGAATGCTGGAGCCGACCCAATTGCTGGGGGTGGTGCGGTACCTGCTGGGGCGGAAGGGCAGCCTGGCTGGCCGGCGCATTGTCGTCACGGCCGGCGGGACCCAGGAGCCGATCGATCCGGTCCGGGCAGTGGTGAACCGCTCCAGCGGCAGGCAGGGCTATGCTCTGGCACAGGTAGCCATTGATCGTGGGGCGCAGGTCGTGCTGATCAGCGGACCATCCAGCGTACCCGTTCCATACGGTGTGACCTTGGTCGATGTATCGACCGCGGCCGAGATGCGGGAAGCGGTGCTGGCGCACGCCAATGACAGCGACGTGTTGCTGATGGCGGCAGCCGTGGCTGACTACCGGCCTCAGGCGAGCGCCCCCCACAAGATGAAGCGCGGCGGCTCCGGGCAGACCTTGAGCCTCGAACCGACCGAGGATATCCTGGCGGAGGTCACCACCCGGCGGAAGACGGGCGGCAAGCCCGGGGTGATCGTCGGATTCGCGGCCGAGAGCCAGGATCTGCTTGACAACGCCCGCGGCAAGCTCGAGCGCAAAGGGCTGTCCTTGATCGTTGCCAACGATATCCTGGCGACGGACGCAGGATTCGCGGTGGACACCAACCGTGTAACCCTACTGGACGCCGGCGGGGGTGTCCAGGCGCTGCCGGTGATGCCCAAGGATCAGGT